In one Streptomyces sp. NBC_00597 genomic region, the following are encoded:
- a CDS encoding DUF1775 domain-containing protein, producing the protein MNTTHTRPRPRRLGLAAVGALVLLGVAAGPAAAHAEVTASEPRALAENVTLSFTSEAESDTAGISELRVVLPKGIAPDAVTLKEAPKEWKLTATPDGYAIGGAPLATGTDAEYSITVRQLPDEKSLAFKTLETYGDGKTSRWIEVPTGGEKVDNPAPVLKLEAAAPGAKPIAPGPSPSPSTAPSVQPSAAAPSAPAAAASTGTTSAKAAGGNAGAVLGVVAAIVLLAAAGTFWWLRRSHSRA; encoded by the coding sequence GTGAACACGACACACACCCGTCCCCGTCCCCGTAGGTTGGGCCTCGCGGCCGTCGGCGCCCTGGTGCTCCTCGGCGTGGCGGCCGGGCCGGCCGCCGCACACGCCGAGGTCACCGCATCCGAACCGCGCGCCCTCGCCGAGAACGTCACGCTCTCCTTCACCTCTGAGGCGGAGTCGGACACCGCTGGGATCTCGGAGCTGCGGGTCGTCCTCCCCAAGGGCATCGCCCCGGACGCCGTCACGCTGAAGGAGGCCCCCAAGGAGTGGAAGCTGACGGCCACCCCGGACGGGTACGCCATCGGCGGCGCCCCTCTGGCCACCGGAACCGATGCCGAGTACAGCATCACGGTGCGCCAGCTGCCCGACGAGAAGTCCCTGGCGTTCAAGACCCTTGAAACCTACGGTGACGGAAAGACCTCCCGCTGGATCGAAGTGCCCACGGGCGGGGAGAAGGTCGACAACCCGGCCCCCGTGCTCAAGCTGGAGGCGGCGGCTCCCGGGGCCAAGCCGATCGCGCCGGGCCCGTCCCCTTCCCCGAGCACCGCCCCGTCCGTCCAGCCCTCCGCGGCGGCGCCATCCGCTCCCGCAGCGGCCGCGAGCACCGGGACGACGAGTGCGAAGGCGGCGGGCGGCAACGCCGGAGCCGTCCTCGGCGTGGTCGCGGCCATCGTCCTGCTGGCTGCTGCCGGCACCTTCTGGTGGCTGCGCCGCAGCCACAGCCGGGCCTGA
- a CDS encoding copper resistance CopC/CopD family protein, with protein sequence MHTGSPPVRIPLTVLALLAVAFALMIGGAGSAFAHAGLTGSDPADGAVLPVAPQQVTLTFTESVSLSEDSLRVLSPANERVNPRPAQHAEGKDDTGRVQLADDLAQGTYTVAWRVVSADGHPISGAFTFSIGKPSENAAAVPTGSADDTAVGRLYGSFRYVAYSGLALLVGAGAFVLVCWPAAGSVRPVRGLLIAGWVTLAVSTAALLVLRGPYETAGRLTSVFDPSQLGRTVTGRPGRALVARLVLLAAPPLLLRWPAVRAGVRAGVRGDGTQSSGPGHGSRVRLAGAVFALGLAFTWAAAEHASAGIQVPLAIPVAVLHLLSMGVWLGGLITLAVILRRRGPDGGAVPASAIGRFSTLAFTAVAVLVGTGVYQSWRQVGSWAAMTTTPYGRTLTWKIAVVVLVLGAASFSRRWTARLVYGAQPTAQTPTVPEPERVRVVQLVGAPASPAVTDLGGTSDAQAGGGSGDDTGPPVPEADGYRRSLRRTVVVEAALGAVVLAITTLLTGTQPSRAAAATASAATAQEPQVKVVTVPFDMGTANHQGTVQITLAPGRVGENSVEAVVYTADGGLATVPELRLSLTQGELGIGPIDAKLKNQQGYWAAYDLRLPMPGEWTMNITVRTTDIDQVTVRGSVRIAASAPTTATRSTP encoded by the coding sequence ATGCACACCGGATCGCCTCCCGTCAGGATCCCACTGACCGTTCTGGCGCTGCTCGCCGTCGCGTTCGCCCTGATGATCGGCGGGGCGGGATCGGCATTCGCGCATGCCGGCCTCACTGGCTCCGACCCCGCCGACGGCGCCGTCCTCCCCGTGGCGCCCCAGCAGGTCACGCTCACCTTCACCGAGTCCGTCAGCCTCTCCGAGGACTCGCTGCGGGTGCTGTCGCCGGCCAACGAGCGGGTGAACCCCCGCCCGGCGCAGCATGCGGAAGGCAAGGACGACACCGGCCGGGTGCAGTTGGCCGACGATCTGGCGCAGGGCACCTACACCGTGGCCTGGCGGGTCGTCTCCGCCGATGGCCACCCGATCTCCGGTGCGTTCACCTTCTCCATAGGCAAGCCGTCCGAAAACGCCGCTGCGGTGCCGACCGGCTCGGCGGACGACACGGCGGTCGGCCGCCTGTACGGCTCCTTCCGCTACGTCGCCTACAGCGGGCTCGCCCTCCTCGTCGGCGCAGGCGCGTTCGTCCTGGTGTGCTGGCCCGCCGCGGGCTCGGTCCGTCCGGTGCGCGGGCTGCTGATCGCGGGATGGGTGACGCTGGCGGTGTCCACCGCAGCGCTGTTGGTGCTGCGCGGGCCGTACGAGACGGCCGGCCGGCTGACATCGGTGTTCGACCCGTCGCAGCTGGGCCGGACCGTCACCGGGAGGCCGGGGCGCGCGCTGGTCGCCCGGCTCGTACTGCTCGCGGCACCCCCGCTGTTGCTGAGGTGGCCGGCCGTACGGGCCGGAGTGCGAGCCGGAGTGCGGGGCGACGGGACACAGTCGAGCGGTCCCGGTCACGGCTCCCGTGTCCGGCTGGCGGGGGCGGTGTTCGCCCTGGGCCTGGCGTTCACGTGGGCCGCTGCGGAGCACGCCTCCGCCGGGATCCAGGTTCCGCTGGCCATCCCCGTCGCGGTGCTGCACCTGCTGTCCATGGGGGTCTGGCTGGGCGGCCTGATCACGCTGGCCGTCATCCTCCGGCGCCGGGGGCCGGACGGTGGCGCGGTCCCGGCGTCCGCGATCGGCCGCTTCTCGACGCTGGCCTTCACCGCCGTCGCCGTTCTGGTCGGCACCGGGGTGTACCAGTCCTGGCGGCAGGTCGGCTCCTGGGCAGCGATGACCACCACGCCGTACGGCAGGACGCTCACGTGGAAGATCGCCGTCGTGGTCCTCGTACTGGGGGCGGCATCGTTCTCCCGCCGGTGGACCGCCCGCCTCGTGTACGGGGCGCAGCCGACCGCGCAGACGCCGACGGTGCCCGAGCCCGAGCGGGTGCGGGTCGTGCAGTTGGTCGGCGCGCCCGCGTCCCCGGCGGTGACGGACCTCGGCGGCACCTCCGATGCGCAGGCCGGGGGCGGGTCGGGTGACGACACCGGGCCGCCCGTCCCCGAGGCCGACGGGTACCGGCGCAGCCTGCGCCGCACGGTGGTCGTCGAAGCCGCCCTCGGCGCCGTGGTCCTGGCGATCACGACCTTGCTCACCGGCACCCAGCCCAGCCGAGCCGCGGCCGCCACCGCCTCGGCGGCCACGGCGCAGGAGCCGCAGGTGAAGGTGGTCACCGTCCCCTTCGACATGGGGACGGCCAACCACCAGGGCACGGTGCAGATCACGCTGGCGCCCGGACGCGTCGGCGAGAACTCGGTCGAAGCCGTGGTGTACACCGCGGACGGCGGCCTCGCCACCGTTCCCGAACTCCGCCTGAGCCTCACCCAGGGCGAGCTGGGAATCGGGCCGATCGACGCCAAGCTCAAGAACCAGCAGGGGTACTGGGCCGCGTACGACCTGCGGCTGCCCATGCCGGGTGAGTGGACCATGAACATCACGGTGCGCACCACGGACATCGACCAGGTCACCGTGCGCGGGAGCGTCCGCATCGCGGCCTCGGCGCCGACCACCGCTACGCGGTCCACCCCTTAG
- a CDS encoding exonuclease SbcCD subunit D, producing the protein MKFLHTSDWHVGKILKGRNRLDEQAAVLREITQIALGNEVDAVFIAGDVYEHSAPSADAQKLVVRTLMQLARRNVEVVVIAGNHDHGATFEAYKPLMGVAGIHVYGQARPADKGGVLTFRAKSTNEPVNVAVLPFLSRRYAVRAAEIIANTPSQNVGAYDQLVRDVLGGLTAAFTPDAVNIVMAHLTCTGGAFGGGEREAQSIMEYHVPAAIFPTEAHYVALGHLHRRQRIPAPCPVHYSGSPYPVDFGEQDNTHVVCLVEAAPGTPAQVTDVPVTAGRRLRTVEGTVAELIADRATYGEDYLRLVVTQPAYAGLRDDLTEALPNALEIRIHPEHTSAGAKAGTAVDRQARTPAQLFTDYCHSVGISDDRVVGLFNELHDDLTRSTARP; encoded by the coding sequence GTGAAGTTCCTCCACACCTCAGACTGGCACGTCGGTAAGATCCTCAAGGGCCGCAACCGGCTCGACGAACAGGCCGCCGTACTGCGCGAGATAACCCAGATCGCGCTCGGCAACGAGGTCGATGCCGTGTTCATCGCCGGCGACGTCTACGAGCACTCCGCGCCGAGTGCCGATGCCCAGAAGCTCGTCGTGCGCACCCTGATGCAACTGGCCCGGCGGAACGTCGAGGTGGTCGTCATCGCCGGCAACCACGACCACGGAGCCACGTTCGAGGCGTACAAACCGCTGATGGGCGTCGCCGGCATCCACGTCTACGGTCAGGCCAGGCCGGCGGACAAGGGCGGTGTCCTCACCTTTCGTGCCAAGTCCACGAACGAACCCGTCAACGTCGCGGTTCTGCCCTTCCTCTCCCGCCGCTACGCCGTCCGCGCTGCCGAGATCATCGCGAACACCCCCTCACAGAACGTCGGTGCCTACGACCAGCTGGTGCGCGACGTCCTGGGCGGCCTGACCGCCGCGTTCACCCCGGACGCCGTGAACATCGTCATGGCGCACCTCACCTGCACCGGCGGGGCCTTCGGGGGCGGCGAACGCGAAGCCCAATCGATCATGGAGTATCACGTTCCCGCCGCGATCTTCCCGACCGAGGCCCACTACGTGGCCCTGGGCCACCTCCACCGCCGACAGCGGATTCCGGCGCCCTGCCCGGTGCACTACAGCGGATCCCCGTACCCGGTCGACTTCGGCGAGCAGGACAACACGCACGTCGTCTGCCTCGTCGAAGCGGCCCCCGGCACTCCGGCGCAGGTCACCGACGTCCCGGTCACCGCCGGCCGCCGACTGCGCACCGTCGAGGGAACCGTCGCCGAGCTCATCGCCGACCGAGCCACCTACGGCGAGGACTACCTCCGACTCGTCGTCACCCAGCCCGCGTACGCCGGCCTCCGCGACGACCTGACCGAAGCGCTTCCCAACGCCCTGGAGATCCGCATCCACCCCGAACACACGAGTGCCGGGGCCAAGGCGGGCACAGCAGTCGATCGGCAGGCCAGGACGCCCGCGCAACTGTTCACCGACTACTGCCACAGCGTCGGCATCAGCGACGACCGGGTCGTGGGCCTGTTCAACGAACTACACGACGACCTCACCCGCTCGACCGCCCGCCCCTGA
- a CDS encoding AAA family ATPase: MRPVRLELNGFAGFRVATVVDFTDADYFALVGSTGSGKSTILDALTFALYGTAYRWGRSNAISYALAPTSNRCTVSLTFDVASQRYQVAREVRRIGGQVQQKAVSLVRFADPTAGAVHPNGPQPEVLAGEIKELNAAVEQLLGLSFDDFCQCVVLPQGDFARFLSANTADRQRILLKLLGAAHYEGIGKRAGVQRDAAAKEVEVLTEQLGRYAGATPEAEAEARARVSALELLATSVDALVPGVDEAHARAAEAAARAQALGGQADLLASISAPHGVEELQRAADDAQRAVEKAREAEAEAGRALADAHAAGRAAPERAAIEHTRDLHLERADLAARRERVFAAADRADWELARHQEQLHVRAAAVDAARADVAEARARLDRAHQAHDEVRRRRDRLARVRTPEGLSVLADRVAELARQADDAERRLTEASDRHERAATALAADGDGSRLTEARGALDQLDEVTTDFAAATSELGDAIEAAARTDAAVSDAQFLLDARTGALEEARTLAGAGRLRPVLRAGHACPVCEQTVTAVPPPLPDPALDAAEAGAAGATREHREALSRHQEAMATVTGRQRTVDALTVRRTMIEQQVAALLPELSEGAAGEAEAFPGVVSGSGPDRGSGPERARLDGLVAARNRLVATEEQTRAAAGEARTVHGTTLTAAGALRRELDRARTVLDTQLGALTDLEPPTADPAAPEGSEDLGAPGDLTAAWARLDAWARAGTAEAEADLAVAATAVATADEAHQDAVAALETADREHEEGRVAHTRTVRDATAAEAGRTALTARLRELDALLSAAPSAEAVPGLLAERTRLDDAVTAAAVRADRTREALGEALAEQQRTLAGTDAARSELTAARDTVAALAPPRPDTADLAAAWADLVDWAAREAAGRRAEALGRRAEARAATDDADELLDRLDAQLSDHGLDPGHLGEGPGRAAHAPRVVAIALERARAEAERIVRDLAEAASVRERADTARTRQQVATELARLMRSERFPRWLAESALDTLVEGASESLRQLSGARFDLSHRKGEFYVVDHADADTERSVRTLSGGETFQASLALALALSEQLAGLGSATKLESIFLDEGFGTLDPESLDTVADTLETLAQGDRMVGLITHVPGLAERVPVRFRVRRDAHSSVVTREGA, translated from the coding sequence ATGCGCCCCGTTCGCCTGGAGCTCAACGGCTTTGCCGGTTTCCGTGTCGCCACCGTGGTCGACTTCACCGACGCCGACTACTTCGCCCTTGTCGGCTCGACCGGGTCGGGGAAGTCCACCATCCTCGACGCGTTGACTTTCGCGCTGTACGGCACGGCCTACCGGTGGGGACGGAGCAACGCCATCTCCTACGCGCTCGCCCCCACCAGCAACCGCTGCACCGTCTCGCTCACCTTCGACGTTGCGTCCCAGCGCTACCAGGTGGCCCGCGAGGTCCGCCGGATCGGGGGGCAGGTCCAGCAGAAGGCCGTCAGCCTGGTCAGGTTCGCCGACCCCACCGCGGGCGCCGTCCACCCGAACGGGCCGCAACCCGAGGTCTTGGCCGGCGAGATCAAGGAACTCAACGCCGCCGTCGAACAGCTTCTCGGACTGTCCTTCGACGACTTCTGCCAATGCGTCGTCCTGCCCCAGGGCGACTTCGCCCGGTTCCTGTCGGCGAACACCGCCGACAGGCAGCGGATCCTGCTGAAACTCCTGGGCGCCGCCCACTACGAGGGCATCGGCAAGCGTGCCGGCGTCCAGCGGGACGCGGCGGCCAAAGAGGTCGAGGTCCTCACCGAGCAGCTCGGCCGCTACGCAGGCGCCACTCCCGAAGCGGAGGCCGAGGCGCGGGCGCGGGTCTCGGCACTGGAACTGCTGGCCACCAGCGTCGACGCACTCGTGCCCGGGGTCGACGAGGCGCATGCCCGTGCCGCCGAAGCCGCCGCCCGTGCGCAGGCGCTGGGCGGCCAGGCCGACCTGCTCGCCTCCATCAGCGCCCCCCACGGCGTCGAAGAGCTCCAGCGCGCCGCCGACGACGCGCAGCGCGCCGTCGAGAAGGCGCGCGAGGCCGAGGCCGAAGCCGGCCGTGCCCTCGCAGACGCCCACGCGGCCGGCCGGGCCGCCCCGGAGCGCGCCGCCATCGAGCACACCCGTGACCTCCACCTGGAAAGGGCGGACCTCGCCGCGCGCCGCGAGCGGGTGTTCGCGGCTGCGGACCGCGCCGACTGGGAACTGGCGAGGCACCAGGAACAGTTGCACGTCCGCGCAGCCGCAGTCGACGCTGCCCGTGCGGACGTGGCGGAGGCCCGCGCCCGCCTCGACCGCGCCCACCAGGCGCACGACGAGGTCCGGCGCCGCCGGGACCGGCTGGCCCGCGTCCGTACCCCGGAGGGGCTGTCCGTCCTGGCCGATCGGGTGGCGGAGCTCGCCCGGCAGGCCGACGACGCGGAACGGCGTCTCACCGAAGCCAGCGACCGGCACGAGCGGGCGGCCACCGCGCTCGCCGCCGACGGTGATGGAAGCCGCCTCACCGAAGCCCGGGGGGCGCTCGACCAGCTCGACGAGGTCACCACGGACTTCGCCGCGGCCACCAGCGAACTGGGCGACGCCATCGAGGCAGCCGCGCGGACGGACGCCGCGGTATCCGATGCACAGTTCCTCCTCGACGCCCGTACGGGCGCCTTGGAGGAGGCGCGTACGCTCGCTGGTGCCGGTCGGCTGCGTCCGGTGCTCCGGGCCGGCCACGCCTGCCCGGTCTGCGAGCAGACCGTCACCGCCGTCCCGCCGCCGCTGCCCGACCCGGCGCTCGACGCTGCCGAGGCCGGTGCGGCCGGCGCGACCCGCGAACACCGTGAGGCGCTCTCCCGGCACCAGGAAGCGATGGCCACGGTCACCGGCCGGCAGCGCACCGTCGACGCCCTCACCGTGCGGCGCACCATGATCGAGCAGCAGGTGGCCGCCCTGCTACCGGAGCTTTCCGAAGGAGCCGCGGGCGAAGCCGAAGCCTTCCCCGGCGTCGTCAGCGGCTCAGGTCCGGACCGCGGATCCGGACCTGAGCGTGCTCGGCTCGACGGACTCGTCGCGGCCCGCAACCGGCTCGTCGCCACCGAAGAGCAGACCCGCGCCGCGGCCGGGGAGGCCAGGACCGTGCACGGGACCACGCTGACCGCCGCCGGTGCGCTCCGACGGGAGCTCGACCGGGCCCGCACCGTGCTCGACACGCAGCTGGGCGCCTTGACCGACCTCGAACCGCCCACCGCGGACCCGGCCGCCCCCGAGGGTTCCGAGGACCTCGGGGCTCCCGGCGACCTGACGGCGGCCTGGGCCCGGCTGGACGCCTGGGCCCGAGCCGGCACCGCCGAGGCGGAAGCCGACCTGGCCGTTGCCGCCACCGCGGTCGCCACCGCCGATGAGGCCCACCAGGATGCCGTCGCCGCTCTGGAAACGGCCGACCGGGAGCACGAGGAAGGGCGGGTCGCGCACACCCGGACCGTGCGGGACGCCACGGCCGCCGAAGCCGGCCGGACCGCCCTCACCGCCCGGCTGCGCGAGCTCGACGCGCTGCTGTCCGCAGCGCCGTCGGCGGAGGCCGTCCCCGGCCTGCTCGCCGAACGCACCCGCCTCGACGACGCCGTGACGGCTGCCGCGGTCCGGGCCGACCGAACCCGCGAGGCACTGGGGGAAGCCCTGGCCGAGCAGCAGCGGACCCTGGCCGGAACCGATGCCGCCCGCTCCGAACTGACGGCCGCTCGGGACACCGTGGCGGCCCTCGCCCCGCCCCGCCCCGACACCGCCGACCTCGCCGCCGCCTGGGCCGACCTCGTGGACTGGGCCGCACGCGAGGCCGCCGGCCGCCGGGCAGAAGCCCTGGGGAGGCGTGCCGAAGCCCGCGCCGCGACCGACGACGCCGACGAACTCCTGGACCGGCTGGACGCGCAGCTGAGTGACCACGGCCTGGACCCCGGCCACCTGGGTGAGGGGCCGGGGCGCGCCGCACACGCACCCAGGGTGGTCGCGATCGCCCTCGAACGGGCTCGCGCCGAGGCGGAGCGGATCGTACGCGACCTCGCCGAAGCCGCATCGGTACGGGAGAGGGCGGACACGGCCCGCACCCGGCAGCAGGTGGCCACCGAACTGGCCCGGCTGATGCGATCCGAGCGGTTCCCGCGATGGCTCGCCGAGTCCGCCCTCGACACCCTGGTCGAGGGCGCCTCGGAGTCGCTGCGCCAGCTCTCGGGGGCCCGCTTCGACCTGAGCCACCGCAAGGGGGAGTTCTACGTCGTCGACCACGCCGACGCCGATACGGAGCGCTCGGTCCGCACCCTCTCCGGCGGGGAGACGTTCCAGGCCAGCCTCGCCCTGGCGCTGGCCCTGTCCGAACAGCTGGCCGGGCTCGGCAGCGCGACGAAACTGGAGTCCATCTTCCTCGATGAGGGATTCGGGACCCTCGACCCCGAATCCCTCGACACGGTCGCCGACACGCTGGAGACCCTCGCCCAGGGCGACCGGATGGTCGGACTGATCACCCACGTCCCCGGGCTCGCCGAACGCGTACCGGTTCGCTTCCGGGTGCGCCGCGATGCCCACAGCTCCGTCGTCACCCGGGAGGGCGCGTGA